A genomic window from Vanessa atalanta chromosome 7, ilVanAtal1.2, whole genome shotgun sequence includes:
- the LOC125065497 gene encoding charged multivesicular body protein 5, whose protein sequence is MNRLFGRGKPKTPGPSITDCINNVDGRADNIEQKVQKLETELRKYKEQMAKMREGPAKNSVKQKAMRVLKQKKMYEQQLESLRAQSFNMEQANYATQTLKDTHTTIAAMKDGVSSMKKEFKKINIDEIEDVNDDLADMLEQADEVQEALGRQYGMPEIDDDELAAELDALGDEIALDDDTSYLDDVVKAPAAPDKEPGADSLRNKDGVPVDEFGLPQVPNPAQTSR, encoded by the exons ATGAATAGATTATTTGGACGAGGAAAACCAAAAACTCCAGGCCCAAGCATTACAGATTGTATTAACAAT GTTGATGGTCGGGCTGATAATATAGAGCAAAAAGTTCAAAAATTGGAAACTgagttaagaaaatataaagagCAGATGGCTAAAATGAGAGAAGGACCTGCTAAAAACTCTGTTAAACAAAAGGCTATGAGGGTAttgaaacagaaaaaaat GTATGAACAGCAACTTGAAAGTTTGCGAGCTCAATCTTTCAACATGGAACAGGCAAATTATGCTACGCAGACTTTAAAAGACACCCACACTACAATAGCTGCTATGAAAGATGGTGTCTCATCTATGAAAAaagaatttaagaaaattaatatagatGAGATTGAG GATGTAAATGATGACTTAGCTGACATGCTCGAGCAAGCAGATGAGGTACAAGAAGCTCTTGGACGTCAATATGGCATGCCAGAAATTGATGATGATGAACTTGCAGCTGAACTTGACGCtttag gtgACGAAATAGCCTTGGACGATGATACATCATATTTAGATGACGTCGTGAAAGCCCCGGCGGCCCCCGACAAGGAGCCCGGCGCGGACAGCTTAAGAAACAAAGATGGCGTTCCAGTCGACGAGTTCGGTTTGCCGCAAGTACCAAATCCCGCCCAAACCTCGCGCTGA